Proteins encoded by one window of Halomonas chromatireducens:
- a CDS encoding UvrD-helicase domain-containing protein, with amino-acid sequence MSEVTQLDPLACPLHGSRLIEASAGTGKTFTIALLYVRLVLGARSEADEAAFERPLTPPEILVVTFTNAATQELRERIRARLVEAAGVFLSPQAPETAPGLAEASGAEQSGGHSAGMQNVAPRDGFTAPPRSSAGEAADDAEHGAPGSAPVATQQQADPLLIALRDQYDPDTWPACARRLQLAAEWMDEAAVSTIHSWCYRMLREHAFDSGSLFSLDLENDQTELELEVVRDYWRSFYYPLNTDELASVVRHWSTPEQLHQAVRGLMPEAEALNKGAPPPADTVANAQHETAKRLAELKAPWATWIEQLGDLFEEAAQQKAFKGQSFNARSRTNWLGALRDWSQGDATWPSLTDAAWKRLTPQGMADIWLKGEPPNHPALAALDALQDELNALPDPYADLLTHAVHWCRARLDREQERRAEMGPNELLTHLDRALAGPNREALGAQIRRQFPVALVDEFQDTDPVQYRIFDCVYRIRENSPETGVFLIGDPKQAIYAFRGADIHTYLRARRDTQGRHVTLGTNFRSSSAMVESVNRCFEFAEAHPPGAFLFNSPEGNPVPFNAVGAKGRKDSLTRQGQPLPAMTLWQLDSDEPLSKTAYHGVMAERCASYMVELLNEGQADRTGFKDEDTLKPLKPSNMAVLVNGLGEARAIRQALARRGVKSVYLSDKDKVFASPVAAQLDAWLRACAAPEDDRLLRTALATPVLGLDIATLDSLNEDELAWESRVLQFRDYHRLWQRQGVLPLVRKIIHDFDVATRLLSSGPAHESSNGMKRKALGAQEARHNVGLGELTSTEQRSDSPVQTFVDGERVLTDLLHLGELLQHASQELDGEHALIRFLAESIAHPEGQGDTHKLRLESDADLVQVITIHKSKGLEYPLVFLPFICSHRPTRKDDSPLRWHDAEGRLRISLEADEETLATVDRERLGEDLRKLYVALTRARHATWLGMAPLKGGEGSAIGQLLANGAPIGPSVFEEALKQLKGDCAAIEIAPAPPAHAQIVTQTERDDALGEARTPARPAREHWWIASYSALRLSGEMVSAPVRADLRSTPHDSEAQRNGSLPEPATAMEATALEVIEEPHDSGQSEPLPSLHRFPRGPGPGTFLHGILEWAGELGFARVARDPALREETLARRCQVRGWQPWLNTLHVWFGTLLAAPLPLPNGAGSLTLETLTSYQVEMEFWFAASKVDTRQLDALVSAYTLPSPYGSADTSLPRPALDTDTLNGMLKGFIDLVFEHEGRYYVADWKSNHLGPDDSAYSPEAMRQAVAEKRYDLQYALYLLALHRLLKARLPGYDYDRHIGGSLTVFLRGANAESRGVHAERPPRQLIEAMDALFRGDTQAANTATQATEAPA; translated from the coding sequence ATGAGCGAGGTCACTCAGTTAGACCCATTGGCGTGCCCATTGCACGGCAGCCGCTTAATCGAAGCCAGCGCGGGCACCGGCAAGACCTTCACCATCGCCCTGCTCTACGTGCGCCTGGTGCTCGGCGCCCGCTCGGAGGCCGACGAGGCTGCCTTCGAGCGCCCGCTGACGCCGCCGGAAATTCTCGTCGTCACCTTCACCAACGCCGCCACCCAGGAGCTACGCGAGCGGATTCGTGCGAGGCTAGTGGAAGCCGCCGGAGTCTTTCTCTCTCCACAGGCGCCCGAAACCGCGCCCGGCCTTGCCGAAGCTTCGGGAGCAGAACAGAGCGGAGGTCATTCTGCAGGGATGCAGAATGTAGCGCCCAGGGACGGGTTCACAGCGCCTCCGCGGAGTTCTGCTGGCGAAGCGGCTGACGATGCTGAACACGGGGCGCCGGGGTCAGCCCCGGTTGCCACCCAGCAGCAAGCAGATCCACTCCTCATCGCCCTCCGCGACCAATACGATCCCGACACCTGGCCCGCTTGCGCCCGGCGCCTGCAGCTCGCCGCCGAATGGATGGACGAGGCCGCCGTCTCCACCATCCACAGCTGGTGCTACCGCATGCTGCGCGAGCACGCCTTCGACAGCGGCAGCCTGTTTTCCCTCGACCTGGAAAACGACCAGACCGAGCTGGAGCTCGAAGTGGTGCGCGACTACTGGCGCAGCTTCTACTACCCGCTCAACACCGACGAACTGGCTAGCGTAGTACGCCACTGGAGCACGCCCGAACAGCTGCACCAGGCGGTGCGCGGGCTGATGCCCGAAGCCGAGGCTCTGAATAAAGGCGCCCCGCCCCCGGCCGACACCGTGGCCAATGCCCAGCACGAGACCGCCAAGCGCCTGGCAGAGCTCAAGGCGCCGTGGGCCACGTGGATCGAGCAATTGGGTGATTTGTTCGAAGAGGCCGCCCAGCAGAAGGCCTTCAAGGGCCAGAGCTTCAATGCCCGCAGCCGCACCAACTGGCTCGGCGCTCTGCGCGACTGGTCTCAGGGGGATGCCACCTGGCCCAGCCTCACTGACGCCGCCTGGAAACGCCTCACGCCCCAGGGCATGGCCGATATCTGGCTCAAGGGCGAGCCGCCGAACCACCCGGCCCTGGCCGCGCTGGACGCGTTGCAGGACGAGCTCAACGCCCTGCCCGATCCCTACGCCGACCTGCTCACCCACGCCGTGCACTGGTGCCGGGCGCGGCTCGACCGCGAGCAGGAGCGCCGCGCCGAGATGGGCCCCAACGAGCTGCTCACGCATCTCGACCGGGCGCTTGCCGGCCCCAACCGTGAGGCGCTGGGCGCGCAGATCCGCCGACAGTTTCCCGTCGCCCTGGTCGATGAATTCCAGGACACCGACCCGGTGCAGTACCGCATCTTCGACTGCGTGTACCGCATCCGCGAGAACTCGCCTGAGACCGGCGTGTTCCTGATCGGCGACCCAAAGCAGGCGATCTACGCCTTCCGCGGCGCCGACATCCATACCTACCTGCGCGCACGCCGCGACACCCAAGGCCGCCACGTCACCCTGGGCACCAACTTCCGCTCCAGCAGCGCGATGGTCGAGTCGGTGAACCGCTGCTTCGAATTCGCCGAGGCGCACCCTCCCGGCGCCTTCCTGTTCAATTCTCCCGAGGGGAACCCCGTTCCTTTCAATGCGGTTGGCGCCAAAGGGCGCAAGGACTCACTTACCCGCCAGGGCCAGCCACTACCAGCCATGACCCTGTGGCAGCTCGACAGCGACGAGCCGCTTTCCAAGACCGCCTACCACGGCGTGATGGCCGAGCGCTGCGCCTCCTATATGGTCGAGCTGCTCAACGAAGGCCAGGCGGACCGTACCGGCTTCAAGGATGAGGACACCCTCAAGCCGCTCAAGCCCTCCAATATGGCGGTGCTGGTCAACGGCCTGGGCGAGGCGCGGGCGATCCGCCAGGCGCTGGCCCGGCGCGGGGTGAAGAGCGTCTACCTCTCCGACAAGGACAAGGTGTTCGCCTCGCCGGTCGCCGCCCAGCTCGACGCCTGGCTGCGCGCCTGTGCGGCGCCTGAAGACGACAGACTGCTGCGCACCGCCCTGGCCACCCCGGTGCTGGGGCTCGATATCGCCACGCTGGATAGTTTGAACGAAGATGAACTGGCCTGGGAAAGCCGCGTGCTGCAGTTCCGCGACTACCACCGCCTGTGGCAGCGCCAGGGCGTGCTGCCGCTGGTGCGCAAGATCATCCACGACTTCGACGTGGCGACGCGACTGCTGTCGAGCGGGCCCGCCCACGAATCGTCGAACGGGATGAAGCGCAAGGCGCTCGGCGCACAGGAAGCGAGACATAACGTGGGGTTAGGCGAGCTTACGAGCACCGAGCAACGCAGCGATTCGCCCGTGCAGACATTCGTGGATGGTGAGAGAGTGCTTACCGACCTTCTCCATCTAGGCGAATTACTGCAGCACGCCAGCCAGGAACTCGATGGCGAACACGCGCTGATCCGCTTTCTCGCCGAATCCATCGCCCACCCCGAAGGCCAGGGCGACACCCACAAGCTGCGCCTGGAGAGCGACGCCGACCTGGTGCAGGTCATCACCATTCACAAGTCCAAGGGGTTGGAGTACCCGCTGGTGTTCCTGCCCTTTATCTGCAGCCACCGCCCGACCAGGAAGGACGACTCGCCGCTGCGCTGGCACGACGCCGAAGGCCGGCTGCGCATCAGCCTGGAGGCCGACGAGGAAACCCTGGCCACCGTCGACCGCGAGCGCCTGGGCGAGGACCTGCGCAAGCTCTACGTGGCGTTGACCCGGGCGCGCCACGCCACCTGGCTCGGCATGGCCCCGCTCAAGGGCGGCGAAGGCAGCGCCATCGGCCAGCTGCTGGCCAATGGCGCGCCCATCGGACCCAGTGTTTTTGAAGAAGCACTGAAGCAGCTCAAGGGGGACTGCGCCGCCATCGAGATCGCCCCGGCACCGCCGGCCCACGCCCAGATCGTCACCCAGACAGAGCGCGACGATGCCCTGGGCGAAGCGCGCACGCCCGCACGCCCCGCCCGCGAGCACTGGTGGATCGCCAGCTACTCGGCGCTGCGCCTCTCGGGCGAAATGGTAAGCGCCCCAGTAAGGGCTGACTTACGTTCTACCCCCCATGACAGCGAAGCGCAGCGAAACGGCAGCCTGCCCGAGCCGGCCACCGCTATGGAGGCCACCGCGCTGGAAGTGATTGAAGAGCCCCATGACAGCGGCCAGAGCGAACCGCTGCCCTCCTTGCACAGGTTTCCGAGGGGCCCCGGCCCCGGCACCTTCCTGCACGGCATTCTCGAATGGGCCGGCGAGTTAGGCTTCGCCCGCGTGGCCCGCGACCCGGCCCTGCGCGAGGAGACCCTGGCCCGGCGCTGCCAGGTGCGCGGCTGGCAGCCGTGGCTGAATACCCTGCACGTCTGGTTCGGCACCCTGCTCGCCGCCCCGCTGCCGCTTCCCAATGGCGCGGGCAGCCTTACGCTCGAAACGCTCACGAGCTACCAGGTGGAGATGGAATTCTGGTTCGCCGCCAGCAAGGTCGACACCCGCCAGCTGGACGCCCTCGTAAGTGCTTACACACTCCCTAGCCCTTATGGCAGCGCAGATACCAGCCTGCCGCGCCCCGCGCTGGATACCGACACCCTCAACGGCATGCTCAAGGGCTTCATCGACCTGGTGTTCGAGCATGAAGGGCGCTACTACGTGGCCGACTGGAAATCGAACCACCTGGGGCCGGACGACAGCGCCTACAGCCCCGAGGCGATGCGCCAGGCGGTGGCCGAGAAACGCTACGACCTGCAGTACGCGCTCTACCTGCTGGCCCTGCACCGGCTGCTCAAGGCGCGGCTGCCGGGCTACGATTACGACCGCCACATCGGCGGCTCGCTCACCGTATTCCTGCGTGGCGCCAATGCCGAGAGCCGCGGCGTGCACGCCGAGCGCCCCCCGCGCCAGCTGATCGAAGCGATGGATGCGCTCTTCCGGGGCGACACCCAAGCGGCGAACACCGCCACTCAGGCAACGGAGGCGCCGGCATGA
- a CDS encoding 5'-nucleotidase: MAYDLSERLVIGLASSALFDLAESDRVFREQGEASYRVYQRDNENTPLGTGVAFPFIKRLLSLNELSPDNPPIEVVLLSRNDPETGLRVMKSIEHHELGITRAIFLQGRYPHRFIPALNISLFLSANRQDVDQAILAGHPAGQVLSSGDLDLTDEEELRIAFDFDGVLVTDESETIYQQQGIEAFREYERANAQVPSEAGLLAVFLRKLAHIQMLEKQREEETRGAYRPRVRVSIVTARNAPAHERVIHTMRSWGVTVNEAYFLGGIAKEHVLGIIKPHIFFDDQASHLSATSDTLPSVHVPFGQLNQGLVVGDEEPARPLPPLSEDIFP, translated from the coding sequence ATGGCCTATGACCTCAGTGAACGCCTGGTAATCGGGCTGGCATCCAGCGCCCTGTTCGATCTGGCCGAGTCCGACCGGGTCTTCCGCGAGCAGGGGGAGGCGTCCTATCGCGTCTACCAGCGCGATAACGAGAACACGCCACTCGGTACCGGGGTTGCCTTCCCCTTCATCAAGCGCCTGCTTTCATTGAACGAGTTGAGCCCGGACAATCCGCCCATCGAGGTGGTGCTGCTTTCGCGCAACGATCCGGAAACCGGTCTGCGCGTCATGAAGTCGATCGAGCATCATGAGCTGGGCATCACGCGAGCGATCTTCCTGCAGGGGCGCTATCCCCACCGCTTCATTCCGGCATTGAATATCAGCCTCTTCCTTTCCGCCAATCGCCAGGATGTCGACCAGGCGATCCTGGCGGGGCACCCGGCGGGGCAGGTGCTGTCATCGGGTGATCTAGATCTGACCGATGAGGAGGAGTTGCGCATCGCCTTCGACTTCGATGGCGTGCTGGTCACGGATGAGTCCGAAACCATCTACCAGCAGCAGGGAATCGAGGCATTCCGCGAATACGAGCGGGCCAATGCCCAGGTACCGTCCGAGGCGGGCCTGCTGGCGGTCTTCCTGCGCAAGCTGGCCCACATCCAGATGCTGGAGAAGCAGCGCGAAGAGGAAACCCGGGGTGCCTATCGCCCCAGGGTCAGGGTGTCCATCGTGACGGCCCGCAACGCGCCGGCCCATGAGCGGGTCATTCATACCATGCGTAGCTGGGGCGTGACCGTCAACGAGGCCTATTTCCTCGGCGGCATCGCCAAGGAGCATGTTCTCGGCATCATCAAACCGCATATCTTTTTCGACGACCAGGCCTCCCACCTCTCGGCCACCAGCGATACCCTGCCGTCGGTGCATGTGCCGTTCGGGCAGCTCAATCAGGGCCTCGTTGTCGGCGATGAAGAGCCTGCCCGGCCACTCCCTCCACTGTCTGAAGATATTTTTCCATGA
- a CDS encoding flavin reductase family protein yields the protein MSDYLLEEAPLSSGAIYRLFCGTICPRPIAWVSTRDRDGNTNLAPFSFFNVVSVAPPVLGFSPLLNGEGQPKDTIHNLEQVPECVVHISGEALVEAMNVTSASLPAGEDEFALAGLEKVTMPGLSVPRVAAAPVAFGCRLREIVRFGDQPMSGCLVLAEVVSIHIDDAIWNGRHVSVEALRPIGRMAGSDYARTSDLFGLERPV from the coding sequence ATGAGCGACTATCTGCTGGAAGAGGCGCCGCTGAGCAGCGGGGCCATCTATCGCTTGTTCTGCGGGACGATCTGCCCGCGCCCCATCGCCTGGGTGTCGACCCGGGATCGCGACGGCAACACCAACCTGGCGCCGTTCTCCTTCTTCAACGTGGTGAGCGTGGCACCGCCGGTGCTGGGCTTCTCGCCGCTGCTCAACGGCGAGGGCCAACCCAAGGACACCATCCACAACCTGGAGCAGGTGCCGGAGTGCGTGGTGCATATCAGCGGCGAAGCGCTGGTGGAGGCGATGAACGTCACCAGTGCCAGCCTGCCGGCGGGAGAAGACGAGTTCGCCCTGGCAGGGCTGGAGAAGGTAACCATGCCGGGGCTGTCGGTGCCGCGTGTGGCGGCTGCCCCGGTGGCCTTCGGCTGCCGGCTGCGCGAGATCGTACGCTTCGGCGACCAGCCCATGTCAGGCTGCCTGGTGCTGGCCGAGGTGGTGTCGATCCATATCGACGATGCGATATGGAATGGCCGCCATGTCTCGGTAGAGGCGCTCAGACCCATCGGGCGCATGGCGGGCAGCGACTATGCTCGGACGAGTGACCTGTTCGGCTTGGAAAGGCCGGTGTGA
- the recC gene encoding exodeoxyribonuclease V subunit gamma, whose translation MQQGPAMPFAAPQENALTPGFMVVHGNRLEDLRGVAVEWMKRHPLAPLENETILVQSNGIGQWMKLALAADEADGGSGIAAALDVTLPARFLWQAYRAVLNHVEGDPNAVPITSPFDKSHLIWRLLRLLPELMPRDEFAPLRRFLEGDSDLRKHHQLAERLADLFDQYQVYRADWLDAWGRGEDVLISARGQASPLPDTQRWQPAPWRALIEDVGDDGVASSRAMGHRRFLEAARQLDGDNRPAGLPRRVMVFGISSLPQQSLEALAAIARCSQVVLCVHNPCQHYWADIIEHKDLLRAQRYRQQRKVGMPARLDVLGLGDADANGDGAESLHLHAQPLLAAWGKQGRDYLRLLDEHDDAQQYERLFAADSLRIDLFEPFVREGDGRLLQQLQDDIRELRPLHETRETWPAVDPSRDDSIVFHAAHSPQREVEILHDQLLAAFSADPSLKPRDVIVMVPDIDHYAPHVQAVFGQYARGQLERDDPRYIPFTLSDQGSRHRLPLLIALEKLLRLPELRLSVSDLLDLIDVPALRTRFGLNEDDVPTLRRWIEGAGIRWGLNAGQRGSLDLPQGMEQNTWAFGLRRLLLGYAVGEAASGPWQGIEPFDDIGGLEAALAGPLAALLETLEQQWRTLREPTDVAGWVQRLRALLEASFLADTPDDSLMLAQLEQKLQEWQESAQEAELIRDLPLSVVREHWLGQIDESSLSQRFMAGAVNFATLMPMRAIPFKRVCLLGMNDGDYPRSQPPMDFDLMNGDYRPGDRSRREDDRYLFLEALLSAREQLYVSWVGRSIVDNGEKPPSVLVGQLRDHLRAGWCLSDKGESDGSDLLDALTTAHPLQPFSRTYFPSEAQQAERNVSTRRLFTYAHEWRDMHGEATAEAAPLDLEAYKQDTPLTLAQLGNFLRDPAKAFFTTRLKVFLEREDIVSLDHEPFALDGLGNWQLQDLLIREQRRAVDENQPREPAMLATLDRLQGQGVLAMGAFGERMREQLTEPMPELFEAYEAALDEWPHAIEEPEPVQLNVPGAPPVEDWLDELRSDPEGNRCHLVLVSSSLIKKGKYHWQHILRHWVTHLAGHLEGHPLTTRLLSKAGHVTLPPLDPELARGHLREIVKTWQAGMREPLPLACDTAFVWLSKLGSSQHPPESERDSDAWHAARKTYEGDDYNAGEVGRNAYLAHRWPTFTRLYEARQDRLGFAELTERLLAPVHLAVKGDKKESGKETEEKKAGSKG comes from the coding sequence ATGCAGCAAGGACCCGCCATGCCGTTCGCCGCCCCCCAGGAGAATGCCCTTACCCCCGGCTTCATGGTCGTTCACGGCAACCGCCTGGAGGACCTGCGCGGCGTGGCGGTGGAGTGGATGAAGCGCCATCCGCTCGCGCCGCTGGAGAACGAGACGATCCTGGTGCAGAGCAACGGCATCGGCCAGTGGATGAAGCTGGCGCTGGCCGCCGACGAGGCCGATGGCGGCAGCGGCATCGCCGCCGCGCTGGACGTCACCCTGCCGGCGCGCTTCCTGTGGCAGGCCTACCGCGCGGTACTCAACCACGTGGAAGGCGACCCCAACGCGGTGCCCATCACTTCGCCCTTCGACAAGTCGCACCTGATATGGCGGCTGCTGCGCCTGCTGCCCGAGCTGATGCCGCGAGACGAATTCGCCCCGCTGCGCCGCTTCCTCGAAGGCGACAGCGACCTGCGCAAGCATCACCAGCTCGCCGAGCGCCTGGCCGACCTGTTTGACCAGTACCAGGTCTACCGCGCCGACTGGCTCGACGCCTGGGGCCGCGGCGAGGACGTGCTGATCTCCGCCCGCGGCCAGGCCAGCCCGCTTCCCGACACCCAGCGCTGGCAGCCCGCCCCGTGGCGGGCGCTCATCGAGGACGTGGGCGACGACGGCGTGGCCTCCAGCCGCGCCATGGGGCACCGCCGCTTCCTCGAGGCGGCGCGCCAGCTCGACGGCGACAACCGCCCCGCCGGCCTGCCGCGGCGAGTCATGGTGTTCGGCATCTCCTCGCTGCCGCAGCAGTCGCTGGAAGCGCTGGCCGCCATCGCCCGCTGCAGCCAGGTGGTGCTGTGCGTGCACAACCCCTGCCAGCACTACTGGGCCGACATCATCGAGCACAAGGACCTGCTCCGCGCCCAGCGCTACCGGCAGCAGCGCAAGGTCGGCATGCCCGCCCGGCTCGACGTGCTTGGCCTTGGCGACGCTGACGCTAATGGCGACGGAGCGGAAAGCCTCCACCTGCACGCCCAGCCGCTGCTGGCCGCCTGGGGCAAGCAGGGCCGCGACTACCTGCGCCTGCTCGACGAGCACGACGACGCCCAGCAGTACGAGCGCCTGTTCGCCGCCGACTCGCTGCGCATCGACCTGTTCGAGCCCTTCGTGCGCGAAGGGGACGGCCGGCTGCTGCAGCAGCTGCAGGACGACATCCGCGAGCTGCGCCCGCTGCACGAAACCCGCGAGACCTGGCCGGCGGTGGACCCCAGCCGCGACGACTCCATCGTCTTCCACGCCGCCCACAGCCCCCAGCGCGAGGTGGAGATCCTCCACGACCAGCTGCTCGCCGCCTTCAGCGCCGACCCCAGCCTCAAGCCCCGCGACGTGATCGTGATGGTGCCGGACATCGACCACTACGCGCCCCATGTGCAGGCGGTCTTTGGTCAGTATGCGAGGGGCCAACTGGAACGCGACGACCCGCGCTACATCCCCTTCACGCTCTCCGACCAGGGCAGCCGCCACCGCCTGCCGCTGCTGATCGCGCTGGAGAAACTTCTGCGCCTGCCGGAGCTGCGCCTCTCGGTGAGCGACCTGCTCGACCTGATCGACGTGCCCGCCCTGCGCACACGTTTCGGGCTCAATGAGGACGACGTACCCACCCTGCGCCGCTGGATCGAAGGCGCCGGCATCCGCTGGGGGCTCAATGCCGGCCAGCGTGGCAGCCTCGACCTGCCACAGGGCATGGAGCAGAACACCTGGGCCTTCGGCCTGCGCCGGCTATTGCTGGGCTACGCCGTGGGCGAGGCTGCCAGCGGCCCGTGGCAGGGCATCGAGCCCTTCGACGACATCGGCGGGCTGGAAGCGGCGCTGGCCGGGCCCCTCGCCGCGCTGCTGGAAACTCTGGAACAGCAGTGGCGCACCCTGCGTGAGCCCACCGACGTGGCCGGCTGGGTGCAGCGCCTGCGCGCCCTGCTGGAGGCGAGCTTCCTCGCCGACACGCCCGACGACAGCCTGATGCTGGCCCAACTCGAACAGAAACTGCAGGAGTGGCAAGAGAGCGCCCAGGAGGCCGAGCTGATCCGCGACCTTCCGCTCTCCGTGGTGCGCGAGCACTGGCTGGGGCAGATCGACGAATCGAGCCTGTCCCAGCGCTTCATGGCCGGCGCGGTGAACTTCGCCACCCTGATGCCGATGCGCGCCATCCCCTTCAAGCGCGTCTGCCTGCTGGGCATGAACGACGGCGACTACCCGCGCAGTCAGCCGCCGATGGACTTCGACCTGATGAACGGCGACTACCGCCCCGGCGACCGCTCGCGCCGCGAGGATGACCGCTACCTGTTCCTGGAAGCGCTGCTCTCCGCCCGGGAGCAGCTCTACGTCAGTTGGGTGGGCCGCAGCATCGTCGACAACGGAGAGAAGCCGCCCTCGGTGCTGGTCGGCCAGCTGCGCGATCACCTCCGGGCCGGTTGGTGCCTTTCCGACAAGGGCGAAAGCGACGGCAGCGATTTGCTCGACGCCCTCACCACCGCACACCCGCTGCAGCCGTTCAGCCGCACCTACTTCCCCAGCGAGGCACAGCAGGCCGAGCGCAACGTCTCGACCCGGCGGCTGTTTACCTACGCCCACGAGTGGCGCGACATGCACGGAGAAGCGACAGCGGAAGCAGCGCCCCTCGACCTGGAGGCATATAAACAGGACACGCCGCTGACGCTGGCCCAACTCGGCAACTTCCTGCGCGATCCTGCCAAGGCCTTCTTTACCACCCGCCTCAAAGTGTTCCTCGAGCGCGAGGACATCGTCAGCCTCGACCACGAGCCCTTCGCCCTGGACGGCCTCGGCAACTGGCAGTTGCAGGACCTGCTGATCCGCGAGCAGCGCCGCGCCGTGGACGAGAACCAACCCCGCGAGCCGGCCATGCTGGCCACCCTCGACCGACTGCAGGGCCAAGGCGTGCTGGCCATGGGCGCCTTCGGCGAGCGCATGCGCGAGCAGCTCACCGAACCGATGCCGGAGCTGTTCGAAGCCTATGAGGCCGCGCTGGACGAGTGGCCCCACGCCATCGAAGAGCCCGAGCCGGTGCAGCTCAACGTGCCCGGCGCGCCCCCCGTGGAAGACTGGCTCGACGAACTGCGCAGCGACCCAGAGGGCAACCGCTGCCACCTGGTGCTGGTCAGCAGCAGCCTGATCAAGAAGGGCAAGTACCACTGGCAACACATCCTGCGCCACTGGGTGACGCACCTGGCCGGTCATCTGGAAGGCCACCCTTTGACCACCCGGCTGCTCTCCAAGGCCGGCCACGTAACGCTGCCGCCCCTCGACCCGGAACTCGCCCGCGGGCACCTGCGCGAGATCGTCAAAACCTGGCAGGCCGGCATGCGCGAGCCGCTGCCGCTGGCCTGCGACACCGCCTTCGTCTGGCTGAGCAAACTTGGCTCTTCACAACACCCACCAGAGAGTGAGCGCGACAGCGACGCCTGGCACGCTGCCCGCAAGACCTACGAGGGTGACGACTACAACGCCGGCGAAGTGGGCCGTAACGCCTACCTCGCCCACCGCTGGCCAACCTTCACCCGGCTCTACGAAGCCCGCCAGGACAGACTCGGTTTTGCCGAACTCACCGAACGGCTGCTCGCCCCGGTACACCTGGCCGTCAAAGGCGACAAGAAAGAGAGCGGGAAGGAGACAGAAGAGAAGAAAGCGGGGAGCAAGGGATGA
- a CDS encoding amidase, with amino-acid sequence MKKRSSSQAPSGSQDLWRQSATTLAALIRSGEVSSREVIDAHLARIEAVNPELNAVTVMLRTSAREAADAADAQRKKAGKRDLPPLHGVPITVKENIDCVGTPTTLGLAANAKALPEQDAPVVERMRAAGAIPIGRTNMPEMGLRISTSNPFRGLTLNPWNAQLTAGGSSGGEGSAVASGMSPLGIGNDIGGSLRNPAFCCGVAALKPTQGRIPYGSSGDGFLSAQVMLTDGPIARSVADLRLVLEQVHGQHVRDPRSVTVALEGPRVSRRVAMVTSLPGSVIDPAIVAGVRAAGEALAAGGYQVEEGIPPEIELINHLWTQFQMSDLSLTAESIRPTLSAEAAMLMDALIARIDPSVTHAALHQERSRLGRAWAAFFAEYPVILGPVWPSAPFMHDADVVSPAGSDLMLGMQWFVTPGNLLGFPAVVVPTRPIDNAPMSVQLYADRFRDDLVLEAAEVIEAAFRPSTPVDPFVS; translated from the coding sequence ATGAAAAAGCGTTCTTCTTCCCAGGCCCCGAGCGGTTCACAGGACCTGTGGCGGCAGTCCGCCACGACACTGGCGGCCCTTATCAGATCCGGGGAAGTGTCGAGCCGCGAGGTGATCGATGCCCACCTGGCGCGGATCGAGGCGGTGAACCCTGAGCTCAATGCCGTCACTGTGATGCTGCGCACGTCGGCCCGTGAGGCGGCGGACGCGGCGGATGCCCAGCGCAAGAAGGCGGGCAAGCGCGATCTGCCGCCTCTGCACGGGGTGCCGATCACGGTGAAGGAGAATATCGATTGCGTCGGTACCCCGACCACCTTGGGCCTGGCCGCGAACGCCAAGGCATTGCCGGAACAGGATGCGCCGGTGGTCGAACGGATGCGTGCCGCCGGCGCCATTCCCATCGGGCGCACCAACATGCCGGAAATGGGCCTGCGGATTTCCACCAGCAACCCGTTCAGGGGGCTGACGCTAAATCCGTGGAACGCACAACTGACAGCGGGAGGCAGCAGCGGTGGTGAGGGCTCGGCCGTGGCGTCCGGCATGTCGCCGCTCGGCATCGGCAATGACATCGGCGGTTCGCTGAGAAATCCAGCGTTCTGCTGCGGTGTCGCGGCGCTGAAGCCCACCCAGGGGCGCATACCTTATGGTAGTTCCGGCGACGGCTTCCTGAGCGCCCAGGTAATGCTGACCGATGGCCCCATCGCCCGTAGCGTTGCCGATCTCAGGCTCGTTCTTGAGCAGGTTCACGGGCAGCACGTGCGTGACCCTCGCTCGGTCACGGTGGCGCTGGAAGGCCCGCGAGTTTCGCGTCGTGTAGCCATGGTGACATCGCTGCCTGGCAGTGTGATCGACCCGGCCATTGTCGCTGGCGTGCGGGCGGCAGGCGAGGCGCTTGCCGCTGGCGGTTACCAGGTGGAGGAGGGGATACCGCCGGAAATCGAGCTGATCAACCATCTCTGGACGCAGTTCCAGATGTCCGACCTGAGCCTCACGGCCGAGTCGATACGGCCCACGCTCAGCGCGGAGGCCGCCATGCTCATGGATGCCCTGATCGCCAGGATCGATCCGTCGGTGACGCATGCCGCGCTGCATCAGGAGCGTTCGCGTCTCGGCCGGGCCTGGGCGGCGTTCTTTGCGGAGTATCCGGTAATCCTGGGGCCCGTCTGGCCGTCGGCACCGTTCATGCACGATGCCGATGTCGTCTCGCCAGCCGGCAGTGACCTGATGCTGGGCATGCAGTGGTTCGTGACCCCCGGCAACCTGCTCGGCTTCCCCGCCGTCGTGGTGCCGACCCGGCCTATCGACAACGCACCGATGAGCGTCCAGCTTTACGCCGACCGCTTTCGGGACGACCTGGTGCTGGAGGCTGCAGAGGTCATCGAGGCGGCATTTAGGCCGAGCACGCCGGTAGATCCTTTCGTCTCCTAG